The region TTACCAAAACCATTCATACTTAAAAACGTATCCATATCATATTGACTAACTTTACACTTAGGACCCAAAATTATTTCAGATATTGGAGATACATCTTTAGTTTCCGAGAAATCCAATTCAAAATATGATGTTAATGTTTGACCTGACACTCTATGTTGCATATCTGAAATATTACCCATAAAATAAGTTAAACCTTCCTTATCTCCTGTTATTAATGGGGTATGAACAATTCTAACTTCATCTTCTTCACTAAATGCATCATTCTTACAGATATAAGATAATTTATTTAACACAGTAACAGCACTAATTAAATAATTATCTTCATTATCTTGATCCTTTAATGAAGATAATATTAAGGATAGGATGTTTTCAATTTCTTTTTCTTGAGCATCAACGTCATAGATAACATCACTCATTCCAATTGAATATTTACTTAATGCATTTGGTGAGGGAATATCTACTTTAAAATCGAAAAACTCTCGATTAAACCCGATTGCTATACCATAACCATCATCAGCATATGCTCTCCATTGACTTAATAAATCACCATTTTTGGAGAAGCTACAGACATATGGCATCGGTGAATTAATTGACTTTAATTGCCAAAATTTATTGAGCAATTTTTGATTTTTTTCATTAACTAATTCTTTTAATCTATTGTATACCTTATCAACAAACCAATTCACTTCTCTATAATCATTTAGATTATTTGTAGCAGAAAGCCAAAGTTTTTTATTTTTTATGATATTAGTAAACCCATTAAGATCACTATAGTGATAAATAATACTCAAAGATATCTCCTGTAATTTAACGCCTTGCTAAGGTGCGGCTAACACCACTAAACCTGAGCAAAACCACCGTAATCCCTAAAATCAACCGAACCAAAAATGCCAAAGGTTAGCCGTCACTCTTAAGCAATTTGTTAGCAAACTGCCCAGGAAATATGAACCCATTTAAAGAGCCATCTAAGTTATCCATCAATAACTCGTCTAAGTTTTTAGCCAATTTCAAAAGAAAGCTTCGATAGAAGACCAACCTATCATTAGTTAGTGACTCTGATGTACAACGAGCTTCGTGTGCAATTTCATGTCGACATGTCAGTAGGTCATCGAGGATTTTTTTAGTTTTCTTACTACCTAACTTATCAACTGAAAACATATCCGATATTTTATTGAGACCAAAAACCTCTAATATAATTGTATTGATACCGTTGGCACCGGGTGTATTGAAGCCCCTTTTTGATTTTTCGAGTTTATTCTGCATCACTTTACGAATTGATGGATTATCTAAATCATAGGCTACAAAGTTAAAATAAAACTCTACAAGATTTTCAACATAACCCTGCCACGATGCAACCATGTAAATAATATAAGCCTGATTTAGTAACGTGTTTTTATAGTCATATTGGGAGCAATTGTGCTCCTTAAGATCTGCTGATATATCATGAATCACATCAGCTCTATATAGATTTTTTCTAAAACTATAAAATGGATGTTTTTGCATCTAACTTCCTTATAACCACTTTGTTTGCTAACAGTTCTTAGACAGACAACGTCTGTATTTTCTTGTCTATCTATATTTTACGTTCTTTCCCACTACTTCCCCCTCATCACTAATAACTAAGTATGAGAGAAGTAGGATTTTACGCTTTCGTGATCACAAAATACCGACATTGTCTGTTTAATCTATCCACAGGCATAATTTACAATAACTGTATATTTAAACAGTATTGGTATTTGTATGAAATCGCCTTTTTTAACCAGCCTAAAAGAGCACGGAAACCGCATGAACATCCCCGTCATTCAAGGCTTCCGAGAACCTTACTTAAGTAATTTTCATCCATCGCGCAGCGCATTCTCTTGCGCTGGATGCCACCTTTCGCACTCGTCTCTTGCTTCAATAAGTTGAAACAAGCCTGTCGGATCCTCGATAATTCTTCAGCTCGATCATCCACTCTGATGCGGCATTTATCTTCTCTAAAACCCACGTCCAATTGCCAGTGCATTGACTCCACTAACCAATGACTTTTACTCGCATTATGCAGCTCTTCTGCACTCAATTTTTTCGAGCTGATGTAGTAGCGTACCGACACCTCTTTCTCTGAAGCGTGCTCGCTTTCTTGTCTCACGTTCACCATGATGCCCATGCACTTCAATTCCGGCCATTCGTACTCAAGGTCACCTAGTACACTCAAGTCTTTATTCACCAGTGCACACCGCGTCTCTAAACGACCATGGCTTTTATCCTGACTTGAGTAGCTATCTCCATCAAACTTCACCAACATCGAAGGCTTGTAGTACTCGTTAAATGCCTGCTCTAAACTGCCCTGATTTCCCTTTACTGCCAGCAAGTAATCGGCGCTTTTATCCACGATTTTCTGAGCTATTTTTCGTTGACAACCCATCGCATCAATTGTGATTAAACAACCTGCAATATCTAACATTTCCAGTAGCTTAGGTATCTCCGTAATCTCGTTGGTTTTCTCATTCACTTTTGATTGCGCCAAGCAAACTCCATTCGCTGTCGCAAACACGTTAACCATATGGATCGCTTGATTACCTTTGGCTTTATTGTAAGACCCTCTCACCGTCTTTCCATCCACCGCGACAACCTCACCTTTCGTGAGTTCATGGCAGTCTTTCATCCAATCAATAAAGGCAGATTGAAACTCTTTCGGATTGAGTAAACCCACCACTCTTGCCACTGTATCTGCTGACGGAATACCCGCTGAAAAATCGCCATAATGATTGAGAAAATCTCGTCTCATTTCACCAAAATCAACGATGCCTTCCCATGTATCTTGTCCCGATAAAACACCACAAACTGTCAGCAAAATAATGTCTGATAATTTGTGGGTGACTTTCCCCGTTTGTCGGTAATCGGTTAAGGCTGAAAAATGCATAAATGGGTTCGCTAAACTGGTCATGAAAAGGCTCCGTTTTTTAATACGAAACCATTAGAAAACAATGAAAATGATCTACAAATCGATCCTTTGTAAATTTAAAAACATGCGAGAAA is a window of Vibrio porteresiae DSM 19223 DNA encoding:
- a CDS encoding DUF2971 domain-containing protein, which translates into the protein MSIIYHYSDLNGFTNIIKNKKLWLSATNNLNDYREVNWFVDKVYNRLKELVNEKNQKLLNKFWQLKSINSPMPYVCSFSKNGDLLSQWRAYADDGYGIAIGFNREFFDFKVDIPSPNALSKYSIGMSDVIYDVDAQEKEIENILSLILSSLKDQDNEDNYLISAVTVLNKLSYICKNDAFSEEDEVRIVHTPLITGDKEGLTYFMGNISDMQHRVSGQTLTSYFELDFSETKDVSPISEIILGPKCKVSQYDMDTFLSMNGFGKVKYKFSTASYR
- a CDS encoding HEPN domain-containing protein translates to MQKHPFYSFRKNLYRADVIHDISADLKEHNCSQYDYKNTLLNQAYIIYMVASWQGYVENLVEFYFNFVAYDLDNPSIRKVMQNKLEKSKRGFNTPGANGINTIILEVFGLNKISDMFSVDKLGSKKTKKILDDLLTCRHEIAHEARCTSESLTNDRLVFYRSFLLKLAKNLDELLMDNLDGSLNGFIFPGQFANKLLKSDG
- a CDS encoding ISAs1 family transposase — translated: MTSLANPFMHFSALTDYRQTGKVTHKLSDIILLTVCGVLSGQDTWEGIVDFGEMRRDFLNHYGDFSAGIPSADTVARVVGLLNPKEFQSAFIDWMKDCHELTKGEVVAVDGKTVRGSYNKAKGNQAIHMVNVFATANGVCLAQSKVNEKTNEITEIPKLLEMLDIAGCLITIDAMGCQRKIAQKIVDKSADYLLAVKGNQGSLEQAFNEYYKPSMLVKFDGDSYSSQDKSHGRLETRCALVNKDLSVLGDLEYEWPELKCMGIMVNVRQESEHASEKEVSVRYYISSKKLSAEELHNASKSHWLVESMHWQLDVGFREDKCRIRVDDRAEELSRIRQACFNLLKQETSAKGGIQRKRMRCAMDENYLSKVLGSLE